From the Ipomoea triloba cultivar NCNSP0323 chromosome 8, ASM357664v1 genome, the window GGTTTGGTAATAAATTCATACTTTTCAGTATATTCATGCAATTTAAACCAACATATCCTAGTCTACCAAGTCAAACATTAACTGAAACAGTGATATAAGCAGAAGAggaagcattattattattattattattattattattattattattattattattcgggCATGTCAATTCAGGATAAAATCATAAATAGTCAGAGGGGGACCCTTAGTGGCAGGAGAATTTCTAATTACACAAACATCTAACACAAAGAGTCCCCCACGCAGATATCTCTTCCCAAGATATTACCCACAGTGAGTCATGACCAAACGATCAGACTCAAACACTTACTTAATTCTAACATTATTCAGCAAGGCTTTGGAGATTAAGTTTCTACGGAGGTAAGGGACATACAACATATCTTGCAACATTAATTATTTCCCAGAATATAATATGAGTTCTATTTTCCCTTTACCACTTATCTTGGAGACGCTAGAATTTCCTATGAATACTTGTTCTCCTTTAGTGATAGGCTTGAACACTttgaacatatttttttttgcttgatCTTGTCATTTATAACTTTTTTGACATTGTAAATATACTGCACTTGCACCATACTACACCACTCAAAACATTTGGGCGATCTGATCTCTCATCTAAACGGTAGATAGAAGTTCACATGTTCACACGCAATTCTTAACCGAAGcacttaattaatcaaaataccTAATCTATAATTAAAGTATAAATGTTATCTAactcatcaaattaaaatatctaaTTATATACCTAACTCATCATATTCAATCTAATTCATCAAACTACATAATtcatattcaaaatatatacctaactaatcaaattaaagtatcTAAATAATCTCAATAGTAAATGAAAAATACTTGATGTACTCCCAAGTCCCAACATCATAGGAAGTATAAAATGAGAGCACAAATTAAGAGTACATGTAAATTTACTCTTTTACTTGCACACTTATACTAAttatttgcacttttaatatatatcatttgcaccaaagtttaagttatttacaaaaataccatcatattttctttaaaaaaaattacatataatcCGTTAGATCTGGACCCAACACAAAGTAATTATGCACACGGTTTGTTTCAATAATCTAAAGCAAACACaaagtaatttatattttcaaaatctcACAATATCTTTATTACTCAAGGTAATTTCACATTCCAAACCAAAGCCAAGctaaaagtattaaaattaaattgagtaAAGTTAGCGATGAAAGCATACCCACTTAGCtcatgaaatgaaattattatactccgtataagaaTTTGTGTGTAATGGCAATGGAAATCTTGGTATTAGTGACGAAAACTATGATTAACAGACAAAGTAAGCTAAGCTAAGTTAAGATAGGGAAAGACATTAATGGAAGATATCCTTTTCTTTCCTTCAAGAAGGAAACTTCAAATCGATAAGCTACTCTTCCACATCTCCCTCTCTCCCACCCTATCCGCCCATTAAAGTTTCTTCTGCTATTTAAAGCCTCCACTAAAAAGcttccattttttgtcttttacATCCAAGAAAAGAGGGAACTGCAAAAGAGGGgcaggagagagagagagagaataaatGTGGCAGACTCAGACCCACAAATCTTCCTTCAGAGAATCACTCAACGCCCTTGAAGCTGATATTCAGCATGCCAATAGCTTGTAAGTtccacatatttttattttattttcttttttgtttacagattattgtttatttttactGAAACTCttcaaattgtttatttttactGAAATTCTTTATTGTTCAATTAAGAACTAGCAGAACCAGGAATTGGGAtttccttattttctttttcttttcttgttttcctGTTGAGGTATTCTGGTTGAGCATGCCTGGGTGAGTTGGTAGTTGGATAGTTTCTTTCTTAGAGAAAGTGAAGGTGTCATCgtattaaatagttaatacccaatttagtccttaatttttttttatttagtcttaaacattattttgtgtttaattaataattaggtCCTGGATTTCTTAAAATATCAGAAAAAATCACTaggactaaattggtattaataaaagtgaaattatcGAACTATCTTAACAGAtgactcaattaggtaaaatcgTCAATGTTCacgacctaattaagcacaaaaatgcgtttagaactaaattgaaggaaaaataaatatagtcaatgactaaattgagtattattatttgtgaatTGAAAGCAAGCTGAGATTTTTGTTTCTTAGACCAACACAAATTTAAGCCCATGTTCCTAATTCCCACAATCATTTTTGGTTTGGAATTAATTAGATAATGCTATGCTGCCTCACAATACCAGTTATGTTTGAGGAGTTGATGTTGGTAAtgatttgttatgttttttgtGTTGTAATTTGTCATTTTTATCATGGCTTTGCTAGTATTGAAGCAGTTATGTCCGTAGGGTAGGAATGGTtgtttaaaaatgaaattgagtTTTGCAGGGCAGGCGGTGTAGCATGGGATTTAAGTGGGCATTGTGTTCAGATGAAGGTCTCTTACAGCCCTCTCGCCCCTTTCTTGCTATTCCTGATTGAATGGATGGACTATAGTTGTTTAGATTCCCTGCCCACCAGTTTAGGCCTCCTTCACATACTTGTATACAAAGTAAGCATGCATGCATTTTGAATTTTCGACCAAGAAGGCTGAGATTTGAACTCGTGACTTTAATTTgtagttacaagtttgtattctTAGTCATCTTGGGAGGAGTTACTCCCAATTCTCACTATGCTTTTATGTCATGTCATGAATTAAAATCTACTCACACTACATCATATCATTCCAGTTGTTTATAAAGAATAATCTAAGTAAGTTGTCACCCAGGTCTATGTTGATGAAATGCCAACCATGTCTCCCCAAGAAAGAAAAGCCACCCTAAGAGATTTTTATGGTCCGCATTCTCtctcaatttatttaaattccGTTATTCTCCAAAATCGATCATATCATGCTTTAACCTATTAGCATTAATCCAGCCTGTAATTTCATGCTCACTGTTATTATCTTTACACTTGTAATGGTTTGATcttaacctatatatatattccacaaTAATGGATGAACTTAAAAATCGGCTAATGTTACGTTGATAATTTTACTCATCTGATTAGCATATGATTCTacacaatacaaaataaataaataagatgaTAGAAAGCAgtgatattatatatgttgaattCCATGGAGCTGTAGCATTGATGCACGTACAAGTCTTGAAAAACCTGGCCTTATTACAGCTGTAATATATCCTTCACTGAAGCAACTGGAAGGCAACTTAGCGGGGGACAGAAGCCGATGCTCTGGCAATTTAAGCAGAGTAGTGGACGAGGGAGAAGATGATGAATGCGGTATATGCATGGAGAGCGGTGCCAATATGGTTTTGCCTAATTGCGCTCATTCCATGTGCATCAACTGCTTCCATCATTGGTATGTAAGTTGTGAATAAGTAAATAGGCCCTGCCTGGGAAATAGATTGTGAGAGGAGGTAAATCGCAAGATGTGTTTGCTTTTTTTCCCCTCCCTCGTTGAGGATTCTTGAGGGAGGATGTTATAATTGCATGTCAGGTACATCCGATCTCAATCATGCCNNNNNNNNNNNNNNNNNNNNNNNNNNNNNNNNNNNNNNNNNNNNNNNNNNNNNNNNNNNNNNNNNNNNNNNNNNNNNNNNNNNNNNNNNNNNNNNNNNNNNNNNNNNNNNNNNNNNNNNNNNNNNNNNNNNNNNNNNNNNNNNNNNNNNNNNNNNNNNNNNNNNNNNNNNNNNNNNNNNNNNNNNNNNNNNNNNNNNNNNNNNNNNNNNNNNNNNNNNNNNNNNNNNNNNNNNNNNNNNNNNNNNNNNNNNNNNNNNNNNNNNNNNNNNNNNNNNNNNNNNNNNNNNNNNNNNNNNNNNNNNNNNNNNNNNNNNNNNNNNNNNNNNNNNNNNNNNNNNNNNNNNNNNNNNNNNNNNNNNNNNNNNNNNNNNNNNNNNNNNNNNNNNNNNNNNNNNNNNNNNNNNNNNNNNNNNNNNNNNNNNNNNNNNNNNNNNNNNNNNNNNNNNNNNNNNNNNNNNNNNNNNNNNNNNNNNNNNNNNNNNNNNNNNNNNNNNNNNNNNNNNNNNNNNNNNNNNNNNNNNNNNNNNNNNNNNNNNNNNNNNNNNNNNNNNNNNNNNNNNNNNNNNNNNNNNNNNNNNNNNNNNNNNNTTTATATTCAGTAAAAAAGATGGACCAAAAAcagtatatattcaatttatataaGAACTAAGATGTTAATAAATAGAATGGAAACGGATCCTTGACAGTGCAATACTTTGGAGCTAAATTAGGCTAAAAGGTGGACCAAACACTACTTTGAAGCTAAAACATCCAGTGTACTTCCTTTTATTACAATCTGCAAAAAATCTACTGTAGTACCTAGTTCTTTTGTATGAACATATACACCCAAAAATTAATCTCCAGGAAGCACAGTATTTGACAATGTAATCACAAGTTTCCACAGCAAAAATAATAGGCCACAAGTTTTTCCACTACTTATTCTTCTTGCCCAATGCAGTTGCATTCCTTTCAACAGATAGCACTTGTTGTCCTCTTTGTCCAGGCTACATAATGcataaaacttaaaatattagTCATACTAATTctaacatttaaaattaaactatattaatttaatattatgagtCACTTACATTTAATATTTGTGCTCCACTGTTTGGGTTGATGAACACACCAAAACCACCAtacctttttctttgtttagttGTCCTAGAACCAGAACCAGAAGCTGAAGCAGAACCATCAACTGAAGCAGAACCAGGAGCTAATGCAGAACCAACAACTGAAGCAGAACCAAAAGCTGGCATAGAACTCTTAGTAGGGCAAACTTTCTTTTGATGTCCCTTTTGTTTACAAATGGAACATGTCATAATTCGACCTTGCCTTGAAATTTTTCCAACAGGGGGTTCATTATGTTCAcgtgttctttttttctttggcCTACCCGTCATTGGCCTTGGTAAAGGAGCTAATATTTCTTCACTATTAGTCCTAGGCCAGCTGATGTCACCATTAAGTGGTTGGATAGTGTGACTGTAAATCTTCTTGTAGACATCCTTGGAGTAACATTCATGAATGTATTGTTCTGGATATTGGCCTTTATCAAATATGGCACACACTGCATGTGCACAAGGTATACCTGTTAGATCCCAATATCTACATGAACATGTTTTTCTTTCTAGCTTCACTTTGAATTGTTGTCTTCCCTTCTTGATCTCATATCCATCATCCCCGTTGAAGTCAACATGCCATCCTATACTTTCAACTATGTTCGCATCTAGCTTTTTCATTACTCTAGGTCCAAAGTTACCAGACCATTTCTCTACCTCTTTCCTACATCTTGCAACCCTTGTCATAGTAGCAACCCTTATATCTTCTAACATCTTGATTATTGGTTTGCTTCTTGCCTTGACAATTGTTCCATTAAATGCTTCACACATGTTGTTATCTATAGAATCACATTTGATTTCGGTTCTCATAAAGGCCTTGCACCAGAACTTTGCAGGATAGTTGGCCAAATCAACTTTAGCTTGTGCATCTTTTAAACCCAATTGCTCAACCATTGCATTGAAATGCTCTTCAGTTGTTGCATTTGCACACATCCAAAAGTACATCTTCAATACCTTGCCTCTGTGTTTCTTGCTCCAATTAGCATGTATATGTCTAGCACAGTTCCTATGTTCAACATGGGGTAAAAGTTCTTGGATGACATTGACTAAACcctgccaaaaaaaaaactgaccaAGTCAAACACAATTTTcctgtttgttttttaaaaaatccatGTCTgtagaaacaaaaacaaaaattgcatagttaaaaaaaaatcagttcaaaattaccttttGTTGATCTGAAATTATTGTCCAGTTCCAACTGTTGTTGATATTCAAGTCCTGTACCAATAACTGTAAAAACCATCTCCAAGAATCTGTGTTTTCTATCTCAACAACTGCCCAAGCTATTGGATACATCTGGTTATTAGAGTCCCTCCCAACAGCAGCTAAGATCTCACCCTTCATAACCCCTTTCAGAAAACATCCATCCAAACCAATAATAGGTCTACACCCAGATAGAAACCCATTTTTCATTGCTtgaaaacaaacataaatcctTTGAAATGTGCAAGGTGCCTCTGGAACTACCCTAGTAGTTTCGACAATAACAGTGCTTCCAGGATTAGAGTTCAAACACTCTTGAGCATAATCTCTAATTCTCTTAAACTGTTCTGAATACCCTAGATTCATCCTCTTTAAAACAGCTTGTTGTGCCCTTCTAACCATACTAATTGTCACATTAATTTTCAAGTCAGTCTGTATAGTATCCTTAAGCTTGGTATGTTGCATGGTTGGGTCTTTTATAATTATATCCTCATATTTTTCTTCCAACCATTTCTGAGTTACCATTTTCAACTTGTATTTACAGTTGCACCTATGTTCAAGCATGCATGTTTTCAGCTGGAAACATCTATATCTTTCTTCCCAACTACAATGGCAAAGAAATGGACACCCCTCAACACATTTCACCCTCACCCGCATACTCTCATTTTTGTATAAGTATATATCTCTTTTAAAGTGCACTGCATACTTGATCATGGCAGTCTTAAACTGTCTTGCATCCTCAAATAACATTCCTGGTTCTAGCTCTGGAAAATCACATAATGGATTATAAGATGGCAGTTTAAATTTCCTTGATGGAGG encodes:
- the LOC116027776 gene encoding E3 ubiquitin-protein ligase AIRP2-like isoform X2, which produces MPIACGVAWDLSGHCVQMKVSYSPLAPFLLFLIEWMDYSCLDSLPTSLGLLHILVYKVYVDEMPTMSPQERKATLRDFYAVIYPSLKQLEGNLAGDRSRCSGNLSRVVDEGEDDECGICMESGANMVLPNCAHSMCINCFHHWYVSCE
- the LOC116027776 gene encoding E3 ubiquitin-protein ligase AIRP2-like isoform X1, whose protein sequence is MWQTQTHKSSFRESLNALEADIQHANSLAGGVAWDLSGHCVQMKVSYSPLAPFLLFLIEWMDYSCLDSLPTSLGLLHILVYKVYVDEMPTMSPQERKATLRDFYAVIYPSLKQLEGNLAGDRSRCSGNLSRVVDEGEDDECGICMESGANMVLPNCAHSMCINCFHHWYVSCE